The Bacillus rossius redtenbacheri isolate Brsri chromosome 5, Brsri_v3, whole genome shotgun sequence region GGCTCGAAGATGGTCCCCGAGTCGTACACCATCTGCACCACCAAGCCGTACGAGAAGGGGGAGATGTTGAGCATGTTGAGCAGCGTGGCGTCGCTCGCCCCCACCTTGTCCCCCTCCTTCAGGATGTGCACGTCGTTCTGCAAGCACACCCCACGCCGACGCCTCAGGCACAGCTCCCAAAAACTAAGGATGAGCCAGCCAAATACTctcatcaaaaaataattttggtatacaagaataatgtttaaatacaaatatttgtgtAAGGAAAATCCAGGAAAGAAATGCTAGCACCCGTGTGGTTAACAAGGACTATGTTATTTATTCCTACAAGAAATGTTTGCATCAGCCACCATGTACAAAGCTCTGAATTTGTGTCAGTAGTACTTCAGAAAACCTTTCAGgcatattttcttattttttattttatatttttaaaaataaattagtggtgcaccgatgcggataccgatgaatcgtaatcggcgattatgggtacttaccgattaatcgtaatcgatGATTATcgtaacgattactttgccgattatttacatcccggcgtaattaagtaggtttttaccttgtaatattttgttacacattttaggacgaaatacggtaatatttgtatatattacaaaattcatctaactccgtcatatcataattacagatatttcgttaagtttaataaatctcattgccttgaacaataaaaaattcatttttcctaCACGTATATTTCAGAGATTAGAGAAGTCcggtttatttacgtttcgtctgtttagtggccttgtaaattacctatagccagagacgtaaaatagatggcacgcaatcaaaataccacaaacagttgcagtggattctatgacaatcgatcttttcgagtcatAGTAGcagttcaaaatcgtggtcccgatatcttctagtttttatcactgtgttttacaaactcgttatgggcgtctttggtaacattatccgtttgttatttgtatgtgacgtgaaaagtgaaaaagtattgataattgtatatattcagtgaacataaataaaatcacatgtgctagaattgttttttagtcatttttatataattatagtgagatggcgagtagggagaaaaaaagtgaagtgtggaaacattttttctataaactcaagtgaacaaaataaagcagcatgtttacattgttaaacagtaatttcttgatgcaaccttatgtgatagtcgataataatgctagtttttcgcaacaaaaacttacccattgtaaattacaattattagactgtagttaaAGTTGTTTactataacaaatataaatagaagttaatttaatttacactttacaatgacttaatagtgtattttatatatttttatacggttataactgtattctcaattttacctaatcttgttattaaattcacatgggaataaaaattttgtgtgcattattattattacacttaaaaaaatgtcttcattataatcggtaactgaatcggtatctgccgattattgctctcataatcggtaatcgaatcggtaatcggtaaagtcatatcggtgcaccactaaaataaatcattaattttaagaaatttaaataatgtaatggatgttgatttaaaacttattatgtctgtattttagtaataaattattttatatctgatcatgaaattaaagatttggattTGAGAAAAATTGCATCTGACCCACTTCTGACAAAAATCTATAATGTTAGATCTTTATCTAAAAACCTATGCTAATTAAATGGCATCtttaaattatctttaaaattctgtaatatACGTTTcaagtaaaatgaaaataaaaattcaagtaCTCActgaaaagtaaatttttttaccaaaaagaaaaatatatactcGGATGcttaatatcaaaattatttccattttaagaGTTGAACATATTTGAGTAGGTTGAACATTCAGGGCCCGACATGAACCACGGATTGGCTCGGGGAAAAGCTCATACTGGCATCCTTTCAGGCAGGAATATCAAGCTCAAACGCAGTTCCCGTGAACTCTCTCGCACAAAGCTGCAGTCTTGATGGGAATGACTGTGGCCACTCTCCTAAcattcatgcataatacatttaagattaaaggggaacgctaagaaaagtacttattaattttcacgttcatgtcaccatacgtttggttcatggccgtatggtgtacaatagcacgtggcacaaaaaaaaaaaagtaatttgtttgCAATGGCGAACGAAGCTGTGGTGACCATACACTCGTGCAGTAACGCTCAATAATTAAACTTCACGCTATTCATTTTGGGGAttttattgttttctctaaaaaaatttccgatggttTGCCACGAAACACGActaattttgaaaagaaatttCACCGGACATTCAGACTGTGACTCACGATGATTTCGATGGTTCCCTTGGAGATCTTGGTGGGGATGGACAGCGCCTGGAAGAAGGAGGTCTTCTCCGGAGACAGGCCCGTGTTCTGGGCGGGGATGACGACGGGGCAGGGGGCGATGGCGCCCGCCCGGGCCGGGGCCCGCACCTTGTTCTCCAGCAGCTTGTCCCGCACCTCCACCAGGTCGCCGCGCGTGAACACGAACCCCACGTTGCCGCGGATGTGCGGCAGCAGCCTGCAACCGCGCACGACTCTCGCTGGCTTTCCACGGCACAGACCGACACGGATGCTCGAAGACAACCTACTGCCTTTGAACTCTCACTGGCTTTCCACGGCACAGACCGACACGGATGCTCGAAGAAAACCTACTGCCTTTGAACTCTCGCTGGCTTTCCACGGCACAGACCTACATGGATGCCAGAAGACAACCTACTGCCTTTGAACTCTCGCTGGCTTTCCACGGCACAGACCGACACGGATGCTCGAAGACAACCTACTGCCTTTGAACTCTCGCTGGCTTTCCACGGCACAGACCAACACGGATGCCAGAAGACAACCTACTGCCTTTGAACTCTCGCTGGCTTTCCACGGCACAGACCGACACGGATGCTCGAAGACAACCTACTGCCTTTGAACTCTCGCTGGCTTTCCACAGCACAGACCGACATGGATGCCGGAAGACAACCTACTGCCTTTGAACTCTCACTGGCTTTCCACGGCACAGACCTACATGGATGCCAGAAGACAACCTACTGCCTTTGAACTCTCGCTGGCTTTCCACAGCACAGACCGACATGGATGCCGGAACACAACCTAGTTGTCCTTCCAAAACGGGAAAACTGTACACATCAACTTCAATCACCTATATGGTAGGAACCAATGTACACAGCTATGTATCATgctattttattacttaaaattttttttttttacacatcttAACTTaaaatggacgtagttatgcaaaaaaagaaccaacccacatgaaacctattctgagttttctgaagttaaaattaattataaattgtaattctcgtattgataacataatgtgggtataattttaatggtctagtataaatactgatataataatagcaacgacggtacgatcaaccttgtactattttaatttattttaaagtaaaatataacaaaattgtgggttggttcctttttgcaaaACTACGTCCAAATGTGCGAGCTTCACACAGTACAAAAATTTTTGAAGTCATTAAAATGTTGTGACAAAGTAAGTGTTTACTTACCATAgcattaaaatttattcattggtaaacattattttttagtcTTGCAAGTCTGCAATCTACCATATTTACAGTGTGTCTCCTCCTCACAAACTGCAACAAACCGCATGCTTGAAGCTTTCAGTGTGAAAAGGAAATGCTCTCCTCTTTTTCGCTGACGTTCACGGCCATAAGGAGCACGTAAACGTGGATGAATCAAAAGAGGCGTGTCATTAAGCTACAATGCAACATCACTGCTGCCACATTGTACCAAGCATGATCTTCATCACAaaataacctaagtcattgtctAACTAGACCCTGTGCGGTTTCCAGATTTTCCTGTTACTTTAAAATACCTGACCCAAAACAGAACTGTCCAATAGCGATGAAATATACAATGAAAACTGTCAATTGTCCCACCAAAcgccaaaataaaaaattaaacatcattTAATCAATGATATTGTCAAttcatgaaataaaacagaattttaacaaaattatactatacctttattttttaaaatcccattttttttaaattaatgttttttattccaaatgttattaaaactgatgcatacaaaacatatttttttaattaataaagtttccTAACTCATAATGCACCACTCCTTACCATACTTTTTTTTACCTTACAGTTTGTGATACGTAACTGAAACATAgcagatttatttttgtttctactAAAATGAGGGCTTGAACAACTATCAGAATGTAACATTTCTGTAGGAATAAGTACTAAGTACATTTTAACATCTTATATGTTAATACTCCTACTTCTTCATACAATAAAATACTACTAATATTATCTCTTGACAGTGAATAAGAAATGTCTTCCAAAAAAGTGattttataaatgaattttttttttaaaaccttttatttGCTCTCCCTTAAAAATGGTAATACATGCATTTGTCAATATTAGTGTGATAGTATAACAATACACAATAAGATTAGGCGAAGTACAAATCGCTGAATCGGACTCCAGCCAAGCGTCGCATAGTGTGGTGGTACAGAACCCTTGGTGCGCAAGTCAGACTaggtttattttagttaaattcacTGTTAAACCACAGTGCACAGttagtttataaaaattaagcCAAAAAAGCAACAAAAGCTAATCAGAAAAATATAGTTCCAGATAAAAAAATGAACTCACTTCTCGAGGGCTGGGTTGCGCTCGATGTGGCCACGGATTGCCTTGCGCATCATCGTGTTCTTGCCCATGAGCACAACTGCCGCGCCGCGCAGAGACATGCGTATCTGCTGCATCTGCTTCGAGCCGACATTGTCCGCACCCACGATGAAGCACTTGGGATAGTCATCCAGCAATTGCTACAGAACAAGACACATTTCCACGGTCCACAACACCAGATCGGCACAGGACAGACAGAGATTACActatcagggccggtgcaaggtaaagtGTATATAATTAGGAGAAATTGagttaatttgtgaaaatggtcAATTACATTTTAAgttagaaacataaaaaatacttcaaaacaatgtggatggttggttgggttatCATAGCTAAAATACTTTGAATCATGTGGACGGTTGTTTAGGTCAGGTGGGCTgcatattaaattggtaattcctaagcaatcattaaaaatattttacagtatttgtaatgtagctatactaaaccAACCAACTGTCCACAAGGTTTTgaagcatttttaatgtagctaacataatgTAATCAACCATtctcataattttaaatatatttttttcgcttcaattgtgtaacatgttatgtgaCTCAAAATACTACTTTAAATACAAACGTCAGAAAGAAAAATTCCGTAATGCAATtagctatttacaaaaaaaaaacagaaaatacaaCCTTTAAAATGTCCCTTATAATTGCAATAGTTGTCAAATTAACTCCTTTGATTATCAAAACAATACCCCTGTTTACTAAATTTCTCCAAAACAAACATACCGAAAAGGAAAAAAGTCACAGCAGACATGTCAATGAATAAACAGTGTAACATAAGCTATAAACTGTGGTTTCTCAGAAACCATTTTCAGGATAATTAGAGTACACCTCtagtgtttgaaaaaagtatgttcagaattttatttttactttacataAAAGACCCTCAATGCATATTAACTCCTTACAAAAGTAGCACAGCTGAGGCATTCGAAAAAAGGGTTGTTCAATAACAGAATGTTATGGCCAGGGCCAAGACtattttccataaaaatttcACAGCCTTTAgttcaatgaaaaatttaaatacctaattaataaATTTCGTACTCATGGAATTCTGCATGACATGCACTACAGAAACCTGccaatacaagaaaatgtatGGGCTTAAATAGCACGTTCTTTCTCTCTTCTACGCAGTTTTACATGAATTCTTTACTGCATTTTATGAAATTTGGTTTGGAACGATTTGCCAAAAGCAAAATCAGAAATTTTCAGATTAACATTGCcatggtattgtgaccctacacTATAAAATGTCATCCTGGAACATTGCATGAGGGTTTATAGGAGTTGTTTCGTGTTCGTCGTGGCAATTTTGACCAACTTAAAAACGTCGAAAGTGTCAAAAGCTAATGCAATCTTACCATTCGACAATACCAATTGTTTATCACCAAAATTCTATATTTTGGGTTAACTATATCGTTTTCAAGGAATAACCTGAACAACATCTAACAAATGTACTCACCACTAGCTTGGTAAAATAGTTACTCTTCCACGTTGTCTTGTCCTCCCTGCCCATCTTGTAAGCAGGGAATTCTGGTCGAAATTTAAGGACTATAACAATCACAAAAATACGCCATTACAGGAATAAATTGAATTAcacaaactaaacaaaaaaaaatgtcttgaaCAAAAACACGAATAAATAACAGCAgcttaaccctttcctgcctggcggtacttgtgagtcccacaatgtttgaagccccatagaaagtgtgcatgtttgaaaccacatgctgcctgtcgggacctctgtgtccctgtatagctccgctctgccagttgtcgaagaagttcgattgacagccAAGAGGTTGCAGCACTAAAACGACAGCActgcaccagtctggagcgccttttttttttttgtttgttgagctggacatatgatgaatgcctgtcaggacttaaaagtcccatcattaaaaaatatattaaatataaataaaaaaatttggaaaa contains the following coding sequences:
- the LOC134531853 gene encoding large ribosomal subunit protein uL10, which codes for MGREDKTTWKSNYFTKLVQLLDDYPKCFIVGADNVGSKQMQQIRMSLRGAAVVLMGKNTMMRKAIRGHIERNPALEKLLPHIRGNVGFVFTRGDLVEVRDKLLENKVRAPARAGAIAPCPVVIPAQNTGLSPEKTSFFQALSIPTKISKGTIEIINDVHILKEGDKVGASDATLLNMLNISPFSYGLVVQMVYDSGTIFEPAILDIKPEDLRVKFLEGVARLAAVCLSISYPTIASVPHSIVNGFKNLLCVAAATDVHFKEAQHVKEFLKDPSKFVAAAAAAAPVAAAAAPAPAEAKKEEKKEESESEDDDMGFGLFD